CACTTGTTTTCCATGTGTTAACTCTCAATCGTACCAAAGTGGAATTGAAATGAAGAATGCTAAGAAATTAATAAGCATGTTAAGACTCTCAATCGTACCAAAGTGGAATTGAAATAATAGAACAGACCTGCATTCGAACCATTGTTCATAATCTCTCAATCGTACCAAAGTGGAATTGAAATGAATACGAATCTTTATTGTTGAAAAAAGCTCCATACTCTCAATCGTACCAAAGTGGAATTGAAATAAGAGAAAGCACATTGCCTTTTTAAATAACTTATCTACTCTCAATCGTACCAAAGTGGAATTGAAATCCTTCCAGGACCTCGCTGAGCAATTGCGATTTTGTTCCTCTCAATCGTACCAAAGTGGAATTGAAATTCAAATATCAGCACCTTTTGTTTACTCAGTATATCTCTCAATCGTACCAAAGTGGAATTGAAATTTTTCGGCAGGTATTGCAAAAGAATTTTTAGATAAAACTCTCAATCGTACCAAAGTGGAATTGAAATAAATAAAGGGAAAAGATATTACTCATTCACTTAACATTCTCTCAATCGTACCAAAGTGGAATTGAAATAGATGCTAACCCTGAAGTTCCAAAAAATGAAACATACGCTCTCAATCGTACCAAAGTGGAATTGAAATTTGCATCCTTTGAAGCATTCACGCTTGCCTGTAAATCCTCTCAATCGTACCAAAGTGGAATTGAAATAACAAAGCAGTTTCATCTCCTACCATTAGTGAATATACTCTCAATCGTACCAAAGTGGAATTGAAATTTTGATAGATCGAATTTCATTGCCATAAAATTAATAGCTCTCAATCGTACCAAAGTGGAATTGAAATTTATAAAGCTACAACCGCTTTTCGATTACTTGGGCTCTCAATCGTACCAAAGTGGAATTGAAATGCTCTCGAACTTCCATGAAAATTTGTTTTGATAGTCCTCTCAATCGTACCAAAGTGGAATTGAAATAAATAAGATAATACACTAAGAACAGAATTATATTCATTCTCTCAATCGTACCAAAGTGGAATTGAAATGATAGATTATTGAATGGATATAAGCCAGAAGTAGTACTCTCAATCGTACCAAAGTGGAATTGAAATTGCTTCTACGAGAAAAGGCACAGTTGCTAACAAGCAGTCTCTCAATCGTACCAAAGTGGAATTGAAATTACGTAAATTGTCATGCCGTCACGAGTGCATTAACTCTCAATCGTACCAAAGTGGAATTGAAATAAAGTTGATACTTCGGCATCTTTCCCAACAAATCCCTCTCAATCGTACCAAAGTGGAATTGAAATGCAGTCGTGCGTGAGGATGCTTAATTCCACATAACCTCTCAATCGTACCAAAGTGGAATTGAAATTAAAAAAAATTGCTGCTTTCATTTTTTAGGGTTTAATGCTCTCAATCGTACCAAAGTGGAATTGAAATAGCAATTTACTAATGGCAGGCATAGGAATAGGAATAGCTCTCAATCGTACCAAAGTGGAATTGAAATGGGAGAATTAAAAGCCCCTAAAAATCAAATAAATAAATCTCTCAATCGTACCAAAGTGGAATTGAAATGGAATTACGGAATCTTCTAATGATGCGTTAGTATAACCTCTCAATCGTACCAAAGTGGAATTGAAATGGGTTAATCATTTCCAGGCCTTTCAGTGATAACTTGTCTCTCAATCGTACCAAAGTGGAATTGAAATTTATTATTGTCAACTGCGTTAAAGTACATGTTACGCACTCTCAATCGTACCAAAGTGGAATTGAAATCTGAATACAGGTGATTGGAATAGTTATGAACTAACGCCTCTCAATCGTACCAAAGTGGAATTGAAATTTATCCCTTTTATATAAACATTGTCGGCATACAAGCCCTCTCAATCGTACCAAAGTGGAATTGAAATACAAGATAGGTAAGGCCGCAGTTACTAATGGGCAACTCTCAATCGTACCAAAGTGGAATTGAAATTTTAGTATAAAATCAGCTCTATAAAGTCGTTTTGTTCTCTCAATCGTACCAAAGTGGAATTGAAATTTGCTACAATCAGTAAAAAACTTATCAAGTTGGAATACTCTCAATCGTACCAAAGTGGAATTGAAATAGCATTGTCTTGGTTTCATCCCATTCCCATGCTTCTCTCAATCGTACCAAAGTGGAATTGAAATTACCAAGCTGGATTACTCGCATAAGCATTATTACCCTCTCAATCGTACCAAAGTGGAATTGAAATAGTACAAAGAATGATTGATCGAGGAGAGTTAATGATACTCTCAATCGTACCAAAGTGGAATTGAAATGTTGGAAAGGTGGCGAAATATGCCGCGCCTGTCTTCTCTCAATCGTACCAAAGTGGAATTGAAATTTTAAAAGCTGTTCTTTGCACTGTTTCGGGGTTAAGTCTCTCAATCGTACCAAAGTGGAATTGAAATAATTTTAATTTACTAGACGTGCATATTCCATAAAATCTCTCAATCGTACCAAAGTGGAATTGAAATAGGATATATGTTGTTGACCAAAAAGAAAAAAGCCCGCTCTCAATCGTACCAAAGTGGAATTGAAATATCCACTATGGGGGCAAATGATAGTTCTGTATTGTTCTCTCAATCGTACCAAAGTGGAATTGAAATAAAATAGCGATGGAAAAGATTTTAAAGATTGAAGCTCTCAATCGTACCAAAGTGGAATTGAAATATTAAACCACTTCCGGAAACGGCATAAACTTCAACTCCTCTCAATCGTACCAAAGTGGAATTGAAATTCCTATCTTAAGTATAGTAAATTTACCCTTGTTAACTCTCAATCGTACCAAAGTGGAATTGAAATTATCCAGTATAAGCATTTTGTAAATATTCCTTTGCTCTCTCAATCGTACCAAAGTGGAATTGAAATGCAGGTTTAAAATTCTTATCGGTATCAAAAAACTCCTCTCAATCGTACCAAAGTGGAATTGAAATCTATCTCCCAGTCATTTGGTTTTCCATCCTTAAATTCCTCTCAATCGTACCAAAGTGGAATTGAAATTAATTATTACCAGTTAATTTTAAATTTATTCATAATACTCTCAATCGTACCAAAGTGGAATTGAAATATAACATCATATATTACATTAACTGTTTTAGAATTACTCTCAATCGTACCAAAGTGGAATTGAAATTCAATATAGTAGTTGCTAAATTTATCGCTGCACCAACTCTCAATCGTACCAAAGTGGAATTGAAATAGAAACTGAACTCTACAAATGGCATTAAATAAATTAACTCTCAATCGTACCAAAGTGGAATTGAAATTACCTCATAAATTGGCAGCTACGTTTTGCATGTGTTCTCTCAATCGTACCAAAGTGGAATTGAAATATTAGATTGTGTAGAGAATAGATTATCATTTCTACTCTCAATCGTACCAAAGTGGAATTGAAATTTAACTGGTGTATCAAGGGAGGAGCTGAAATTCTACTCTCAATCGTACCAAAGTGGAATTGAAATTTAGGATCTAATTGCCATTTTGAACCCCCGAAACCACCTCTCAATCGTACCAAAGTGGAATTGAAATAAATTCCATGTTATTGTTCCTGTAATTCTTTTAGACTCTCAATCGTACCAAAGTGGAATTGAAATATGTATATAAGTCTTTATACATTAGCCCTAGTTCCCCTCTCAATCGTACCAAAGTGGAATTGAAATCTTTAATTGGATCGAAAAAACCTGAGCTTTTAAAAACTCTCAATCGTACCAAAGTGGAATTGAAATTTATTTTTCCGAATCCCTTACTCTGCTTCTCCGATTCCTCTCAATCGTACCAAAGTGGAATTGAAATGTAGATTTTAAAGTTGGTACAACTTCACCTGGCGTAACTCTCAATCGTACCAAAGTGGAATTGAAATATAAATGCAAATACTATTCTAACTATAAGAACAATAAACTCTCAATCGTACCAAAGTGGAATTGAAATATTGGTATAGATCTTCATATCCTACATTAGTCTATACTCTCAATCGTACCAAAGTGGAATTGAAATCTATATTCCTACTGCTGTCTATTACCGTTGTTCCTGCTCTCAATCGTACCAAAGTGGAATTGAAATATTGTCCACCCTCCTATCTTTCCCTGCGTAGAGGTTCTCTCAATCGTACCAAAGTGGAATTGAAATGGAATAGACATAACAGGTAATATAGTAGCTAGTGGTCTCTCAATCGTACCAAAGTGGAATTGAAATTGCATAGCCCCTTCACTTTCCAGCTTGGCTTCAAACTCTCTCAATCGTACCAAAGTGGAATTGAAATGAATTAATTTTACAGTTACTTTTCGCCAGGTTCCACTCTCAATCGTACCAAAGTGGAATTGAAATTATCTAAATCAGCAATAGTTTCTGCAAGATTAATACTCTCAATCGTACCAAAGTGGAATTGAAATGAATTAACAAAGTCGATATCGTCGAATGCTGTTCGCTCTCAATCGTACCAAAGTGGAATTGAAATGCTCGATTATTTCGTTAAGCAATTTAAAGCTTATACTCTCAATCGTACCAAAGTGGAATTGAAATTTAATGTTAATTAACACGAATCAATTAAAAGAGATCTCTCTCAATCGTACCAAAGTGGAATTGAAATTCTTCTATAAGTAAATTGTTAATTCCTCTTATGCTGTCTCTCAATCGTACCAAAGTGGAATTGAAATAGCGATTGGCGATCAGTAGATGTATCCACAGTCGATTCTCTCAATCGTACCAAAGTGGAATTGAAATTAAGAAACTAGATCGCTATTAGATGCGTTATTAACCGCTCTCAATCGTACCAAAGTGGAATTGAAATTTCTCTAGCAATGATACAACAGATAAACAGGATGAACTCTCAATCGTACCAAAGTGGAATTGAAATAACATATTTAGAAAATAATCCAATTATAGTAGAAGCTCTCAATCGTACCAAAGTGGAATTGAAATAGAAATAGCAGGGGACATAAAAAAAAAGACGAAGAGCTCTCAATCGTACCAAAGTGGAATTGAAATGACTGACTCGCATCTTTACCCATTTGATTTAACGAATCTCTCAATCGTACCAAAGTGGAATTGAAATATAATTGCGTTACTTAATTCGAAACTATCGGAAGTCCTCTCAATCGTACCAAAGTGGAATTGAAATCTATCTCTATTTAGCCATCTGTACCCATCTGCTGCTTCTCTCAATCGTACCAAAGTGGAATTGAAATTTGCATCCTTTGAAGCATTCACGCTTGCCTGTAACTCTCAATCGTACCAAAGTGGAATTGAAATTTCCAATAGATGACTGTTGGAAATTCTTCGGGGTAACTCTCAATCGTACCAAAGTGGAATTGAAATATAGTTAGGTGTGATTGGCCCGAATCGTCAGGATCTCTCAATCGTACCAAAGTGGAATTGAAATTTCCCTCGAGTTGAAGTTTATGCCGTTTCCGGAAGTCTCTCAATCGTACCAAAGTGGAATTGAAATTAAATATATTTAACAGGCGGCATGCCCCCTGCTTCTCTCAATCGTACCAAAGTGGAATTGAAATTGAGGTTATCTCACGCCTTATTGAATCATCCCCAATCCTCTCTCAATCGTACCAAAGTGGAATTGAAATATTTTTATTGTTTCTGTTACCGAAACACCTCGATAAAACTCTCAATCGTACCAAAGTGGAATTGAAATGGGTAACCGGTTTCTACTATAACAGGTCTGTTAATACTCTCAATCGTACCAAAGTGGAATTGAAATTCGTAAAACTCTTTCGCAACGTAACCATCCGACCAAGCCCATCTTTTCTTTCATTTTTCGATAATTTAATTTTGGAGCATGACAAAAGAAGAAATCATGTTTAAGGAGGTTGAGTTGTATTTGGAGAGCGATTTAAATCAGTATGAATTTTCGAAGGGAAAAGATTATACCCGACACGGATTACAGTATTGGCTGAAAAAATACCGTTTGCAAAATCCAAGTGAGGGATCCTGTCAATCTGAAGGGCATTTTCAAGAGATCAATTTATCGGATGGCAAAAAACAGGCTGAAAAAGTTATGGAAATCACGACAAAATCGGGAACTCAAATTATAATTTACGAGTAGATGATTGCAATTTCAACCAACACAAAAATATTTGTCTACAGTCAGCCTTGTGATATGCGCAAGGGCTTCGATGGCTTATCGGGTCTGGTACAAAACAGGATGCAATTGGATCCTATGAATGGATACCTTTTTGTGTTTTTCAATAAAAACAGGACTCATGTAAAGATATTATTCTGGGATAAAGATGGATTTTGTATTTATTACAAGCGTTTGGAAAAAGGCACTTTTAAGCGACCAACAACACGAATTGATACTCCTAATTTTGAGTTAACTAATGAAGAATTATTCATGATTTTACGAGGAATTGATTTTGAAAAATGCAAGAAGCGTAGAAGATATTTATCTACAAATTTTGTTGATTAAAATTCTATGGATAATCAGGTTTTTAGAAGGCTTTGATGTATTTTAACATCATGAGTTTAAAGCTGGAAAATAAGAGCAAAGATGAACTTTTGGAGTTAATTCAAAAGCAAAATTTGTTGATTCAGGAAAATGAACAGACCATTACCAGCCAACAAAACTATATCAAACAATTACAGCGCATTGCATTTGGTAGTAAAAGTGAACGTTTTGCAAAAGGTTCTGTTGACGAAAATCAATTAAGCCTATCTTTCGAAGAACTTGCCCAAAAAGATAAGGATATAAAGGATGAAACCGTAAAGGAAAAGATCAGTTATACCCGTAAAAAAGCCAGCAATCATAAAGGAAGAAACAAACTGCCGGAACATTTGCCTGTGCGTGAAATCATCATTAATCCGGAAGAAAATATAAATGGCTTAAAGAAAATTGGCGAGGAAAGAACCGAGATTTTAGAATATACACCAGGTAAATTTTTCAAGTTGGTTTTAATTCGTCCAAAATACGAAAAAGAAAATCAGGAAGGTGTCTTAATTGCTGATATGCCCTCACGTCCCATTGAAAAATGTTTGGCCGGAAATGCCCTTTTATCTTCTATTTTGATTAATAAATATGTGGATCATTTGCCATTGTATCGTCAACGCCAGATTTTCAAACGAGCCGATATCGATATTGCTCCATCGACCATCGATTCATGGGTACAGCAGTTGGGTGATCTGTTAAATCCGCTGTATGAAGCCATGGTGAATACTGTTAAAAATGATGGCTACCTGCAGGCTGATGAAACGCCAACCCGGGTTTTAGATAAGCAGAAAAAAGGCAAAACCCATCGTGGATTTTATTGGGTTTATCATTCGCCGCTAAAACGGATGGTTGTTTTCGATTATCAAAAGAGGCGAAATAAGGATGCTCCCCGAAAAATATTGAATGAATTTGCCGGATATTTGCAAACCGACGGATATAAAGTTTACGATCAGTATAAAAATAAAAAAGAAGTTACCCATTTGGCCTGTTGGGCTCATGCCCGCCGATATTTTGAAAAAGCACTGGATCAAGATCAAACCAGAGCCGAATTTGCAATGCTCCAAATTCAAAAGATATATGCCATTGAAAGAGAAATATCAGATTTATCTGCTGATCAGAAAAAAGCTGTTCGCCTGGAAAAATCGCTTCCGGTTTTGAATAATTTTGGAAAATGGATTTGTAATGAAAGCAAGTTGGTACTTCCCAAAAGTCCCATTGGAAAGGCATTTTTATATGCCATTAATTTATGGGATAGTCTGCTGGCATATCTATATAACGGAGAATTGTTGATCGATAACAATCCTATTGAAAACAGTATTCGTCCCAATGCACTTGGTCGCAAAAATTACCTGTTTGCAGGATCGCATGAAGGTGCAAAAAGAACAGCTATGTTCTATACATTCTTTGGAACCTGTAAAATGCACAATGTAGATCCTCAAAAATGGCTCAATTCAGTACTTGAACAAATTGCAGATCATAAAGTGAATAAATTGTATGAGCTATTTCCTCAGAATTTAATGTAGTTGGTCGGATGGGTACTTCGCAACACCTATAAGGAATGTAACTCTCAATCGTACCAAAGTGGAATTGAAATAAATACTTGCACTTTCTATTAATGCTTCACCTTCAAACTCTCAATCGTACCAAAGTGGAATTGAAATGAAGAAGAAGGAACTCAATTGGCAAGGGTGCTTAACCCTCTCAATCGTACCAAAGTGGAATTGAAATTGATAATTTGGTTTTTGATTACACCACTAAAGTAGTCTCTCAATCGTACCAAAGTGGAATTGAAATTTTATAATATCTATATAAATATCTCGTGTGGCTGTTCTCTCAATCGTACCAAAGTGGAATTGAAATTCTTCTAAACGTCGATGAACATTGAATGATAAGGATCTCTCAATCGTACCAAAGTGGAATTGAAATACGAAATGGGGGTGTATATTTCTTTAAGCTCTTATGCTCTCTCAATCGTACCAAAGTGGAATTGAAATAAAAGCCCCTTAATTGGGGCTTTTCTTCTACATAACCCTCTCAATCGTACCAAAGTGGAATTGAAATCAATAAAGGAAAAAAAGGAATCATATATCCAGGAATGGCTCTCAATCGTACCAAAGTGGAATTGAAATAATCTTAAGCCTGTAGCATCTGCGGTACCCCCTGATTCTCTCAATCGTACCAAAGTGGAATTGAAATCCAAATTTGATTTGTGCTATGCCTGCAACGAGTACTCTCTCAATCGTACCAAAGTGGAATTGAAATGATTTAACAGTAATCATAAATGTAATAAAAAGCACTCTCTCAATCGTACCAAAGTGGAATTGAAATGCATTCTTATATACTATTTGTCGATCCCTAAAAGCTCTCAATCGTACCAAAGTGGAATTGAAATTAACTCATTCCTGTCATGCAATTCTCACCGCTATTCCCTCTCAATCGTACCAAAGTGGAATTGAAATTCTTCTAAACGTCGATGAACATTGAATGATAAGGACTCTCAATCGTACCAAAGTGGAATTGAAATTTAGTCTATAACTTACTAGAAGTTGTCGGCAGAGGTCTCTCAATCGTACCAAAGTGGAATTGAAATTATAAATTGCCTAATTCCCTTAATACCCATTCCCCCTCTCAATCGTACCAAAGTGGAATTGAAATAATTCTTGTTTCTCGACATACCCTCTCTTTTTACCTTCTCTCAATCGTACCAAAGTGGAATTGAAATCAGAACTACCTCCTGAACTTGAACTGCCACCCCCTATTCTCTCAATCGTACCAAAGTGGAATTGAAATAAACTAAAGGAATGTGAACCTAAGAACATAGAAGCTCTCAATCGTACCAAAGTGGAATTGAAATTGCAGTAAAATAAATTTGAAATGAATTTTTTTTCGCTCTCAATCGTACCAAAGTGGAATTGAAATGACTACGTTTGATAACTACAAATTAGCAACTGCAGCTCTCAATCGTACCAAAGTGGAATTGAAATTAATTCTCTGTCGTATCATCTGCGAAATCCTCGTAATCTCTCAATCGTACCAAAGTGGAATTGAAATACATTATCATTAACTTGGAAAAAATCTCGAGTGCTACTCTCAATCGTACCAAAGTGGAATTGAAATTAGAGTTGTTTATCTTCTTCGAACAATTCGTAATACTCTCAATCGTACCAAAGTGGAATTGAAATCTGTATTTTCCTGCAGAAGACGATAAACCAGCTGCTCTCAATCGTACCAAAGTGGAATTGAAATATTTACTTATGAGCAATTAAATAGGCAAGAATACAAACTCTCAATCGTACCAAAGTGGAATTGAAATTTTGTTAGTATTTTTGTTTGTGTGCCATCGCTAAGTAAACTCTCAATCGTACCAAAGTGGAATTGAAATAATGCCTGCAACCGATAACTTTCATTGCCAAAGTCACCTCTCAATCGTACCAAAGTGGAATTGAAATCTATTTTGTTATTTGAATATTTGCGCCCCGTTCGTAGTCTCTCAATCGTACCAAAGTGGAATTGAAATTTCGTAGTCGGCTACTATTCTTACAAGTGGTCGTTGCTCTCAATCGTACCAAAGTGGAATTGAAATTCGTTAATACTTTGTAAATAGATTTCTGTGATCTTACTCTCAATCGTACCAAAGTGGAATTGAAATGGAGATAGTCAAATCGCATCTATGTTAAATGTTGCTCTCAATCGTACCAAAGTGGAATTGAAATACTAACTGCACCGATCTTTGCATAAATTCTATTTTTGCTCTCAATCGTACCAAAGTGGAATTGAAATTCTGTTATATTCTCTAATTGAAAATAGCAAATTTAAAACCAACAATTTTTCGTAAAAGTAAACCATCATTTTTCGATAAAAAATATATTAATCAACGCTCTGATTGTTGAGGGAGCGTAGCGGACGATGCAATCAGAGCGTTGATTGCTGCTCAAAGATTGTTTTCCTGTTCTCCATTCTGTAACTTTTACCTTCTAGTTTTACCACCTCACATTTAAACAATAATCTATCCAATAATGCTGTAGCCAATACTTCATCATCGAGCATTTCTGCCCATTGCTGAGGTGATTTATTTGTTGTGATTATTACAGATGTTTGTTCGTGCAGGTGATTTATAAGATTAAAAAAGGCTAAAGCTTCATGTTTCTTGATAGGGAACAACATTATATCGTCTATGGCCACTAAATGGGACTTTAAAAGGCGGTTATAG
This genomic interval from uncultured Marinifilum sp. contains the following:
- the tnpB gene encoding IS66 family insertion sequence element accessory protein TnpB (TnpB, as the term is used for proteins encoded by IS66 family insertion elements, is considered an accessory protein, since TnpC, encoded by a neighboring gene, is a DDE family transposase.), translated to MIAISTNTKIFVYSQPCDMRKGFDGLSGLVQNRMQLDPMNGYLFVFFNKNRTHVKILFWDKDGFCIYYKRLEKGTFKRPTTRIDTPNFELTNEELFMILRGIDFEKCKKRRRYLSTNFVD
- a CDS encoding IS66 family transposase; translation: MSLKLENKSKDELLELIQKQNLLIQENEQTITSQQNYIKQLQRIAFGSKSERFAKGSVDENQLSLSFEELAQKDKDIKDETVKEKISYTRKKASNHKGRNKLPEHLPVREIIINPEENINGLKKIGEERTEILEYTPGKFFKLVLIRPKYEKENQEGVLIADMPSRPIEKCLAGNALLSSILINKYVDHLPLYRQRQIFKRADIDIAPSTIDSWVQQLGDLLNPLYEAMVNTVKNDGYLQADETPTRVLDKQKKGKTHRGFYWVYHSPLKRMVVFDYQKRRNKDAPRKILNEFAGYLQTDGYKVYDQYKNKKEVTHLACWAHARRYFEKALDQDQTRAEFAMLQIQKIYAIEREISDLSADQKKAVRLEKSLPVLNNFGKWICNESKLVLPKSPIGKAFLYAINLWDSLLAYLYNGELLIDNNPIENSIRPNALGRKNYLFAGSHEGAKRTAMFYTFFGTCKMHNVDPQKWLNSVLEQIADHKVNKLYELFPQNLM